GACAGCCTGAATATCGCCGACGAGCTGGAAGCAGAGATGGCGAAGGTGGTTGCGACATATCAATGTGAGTGGAAGACCACCATCAATGATAAAGAGAAGCTGAAGCGCTTTAGTCACTTCATCAATGCGGATGTGGGTGATGACAAACTGAGTTACGTCACCGAGCGTGGTCAGCGACGCCCAGCCACAGAAGCCGAAAAAGCCGCTGCAGCCGCAGGCACAGCACAAACCGAAGACCTCAACGTCGTTGAGTTAGTGGATTAAGGAGCAGGATCATGAGTAACGAAACTTGGATAGATATTTGTGACGCTGGTGATATCCACGCAGGCGTTGGTGTGTGTGCCTTACATCAAGGTGAACAAGTAGCGATTTTCCGCTCAGGTTGCGGTCAACAACTGTTCGCGATTGGTAACTATGACCCATTCGGCAAAGCCAATGTGCTTTCCCGCGGTATTACTGGGTCATTGCAAGGCGAGCCGGTGGTCGCGTCCCCCCTTTATAAGCAACATTTTTCACTGCGTGATGGCAGCTGTATCGAAGATGCAAGTGTTGCCATTCCTACTTACCCAGTTCGCGAACTGGAAGGCCGAGTTCAGCTGCAATCCCTCTGAGCATTTGGCAGGCGGATTTCCGCCTGCCGTTTTTTTTAATTCAGGCGGCAGAGCGAAGCTACGCTCTGGCAGCAAAATAAATATTAATTATAAAACGTGCCGTTAAAGGCACCAGGAGTTTGTAATGACTGGAGAAAAGTTCAACCTGATTTCCTTTACCGGAAAAATGAAGGTTTTACATGCCAGCTGGATCGCGTTCTTTATTACGTTTTTAGTTTGGTTTAACCACGCACCGCTGATGCAAGCGATTGCTGGTACATTAGGGTTATCGTCGCAGGAAATAAAAACCCTGTTAATTCTAAACGTGGCCTTAACGATCCCTGCGCGGGTCATCATTGGTGCCCTAACCGACCGCTTCGGCCCCCGTCTGGTTTATTCGGTGCTTTTAGCTGTCAGCTCTATCCCCTGTTTTATGTTTGCCTTTGCAGATACCTTCTTACAAGCTGCCATTGCCCGTTTTGCATTAGGTTTTGTGGGTGCCGGATTCGTTATCGGTATTCGTATGGTGTCGGAATGGTTCCCTGCCAATGAACTAGGCACCGCCGAAGGTATCTATGGTGGCTGGGGTAACTTTGGCTCAGCCGCAGCCGCTATTTCATTACCGACGGTTGCCCTGCTGTTCGGCGGTGACGAAGGCTGGCGATATGCGATTGCATCCACCGGTGCGATTTGTCTTTTCTACAGTGTTATCTACTACCGTACAGTCCGCAACACACCTGAAGGTTCTACTTACTTTAAGCCAAAGCAAGTCGGCGGTATGGAAGTGACCAGCAAGGGTGATTTGATCTTCCTGCTGATCATGAAAGTGCCAATGTATGCAGCGTTAGCCTTGCTGACCTGGAAGTTGTCACCGAGCAATATTGATATGTTAAGCAGCACCGTGTCATACGGTATGTATATCGGCCTAGTGTTCTTGTACATCTTTGACTCTTACAAAGTGATACAGGTAAACAAGAACCTGTTCAAAGAGCCAGTACCAGAGATTCATCAGTACAAGTTTAAGCAGGTCGCTGTATTGAATATCCTTTACTTCGCGACGTTCGGATCTGAACTGGCTGTGGTATCTATGCTGCCGCTGTTCTTCAGTGAAGTGTTCGCATTGGATATGGTTTACGCAGGTCTGTTGGCTTCTGCCTATGCCTTTATGAACCTGATGTCACGTCCTGGTGGCGGTTGGATATCTGACCGTTGCGGCCGTAAGAAGACCCTGCTTATCTTGACTGCCGGTTTAGCGGTTGGCTATCTGTGTATGGGTCTTGTTGATGGTACTTGGCCGCTTTGGTTAGCCGTTGCTGCAGCGATGGCATGTTCATTCTTCGTGCAAGCCGGTGAAGGCGCAGTATTTGCCGCTGTACCATTGATTAAGCGTCGTTTGACTGGACAAATAGCCGGCATGACAGGTGCTTATGGTAACGTGGGTGCGGTAACCTATCTGACAGTATTGTCGTTTGTTGACTATCAGACTTTCTTCTTTGTTATCGCCGGTACAGCCGTTGTTGGCTTTATCACGCTGCTATTTATGGAAGAGCCGAAAGGTCAGATGGCAGAAGTAAATGAAGATGGCACGGTTGAACTAATCACGGTAAGTTAGCCTTGATTGAGCGCAACTAGCTAGCTTGAAATGGGAGGTTATGCCTCCCATTTTTCTATGTTTTTACTGTGTGTTTTTTATTAGTTTAAAGCCCTGCAGGAAGCCATTGATGTCGGTTTTGAGTGTTCGCTTTGCC
Above is a window of Corallincola holothuriorum DNA encoding:
- the nirD gene encoding nitrite reductase small subunit NirD, encoding MSNETWIDICDAGDIHAGVGVCALHQGEQVAIFRSGCGQQLFAIGNYDPFGKANVLSRGITGSLQGEPVVASPLYKQHFSLRDGSCIEDASVAIPTYPVRELEGRVQLQSL
- a CDS encoding NarK family nitrate/nitrite MFS transporter, translating into MTGEKFNLISFTGKMKVLHASWIAFFITFLVWFNHAPLMQAIAGTLGLSSQEIKTLLILNVALTIPARVIIGALTDRFGPRLVYSVLLAVSSIPCFMFAFADTFLQAAIARFALGFVGAGFVIGIRMVSEWFPANELGTAEGIYGGWGNFGSAAAAISLPTVALLFGGDEGWRYAIASTGAICLFYSVIYYRTVRNTPEGSTYFKPKQVGGMEVTSKGDLIFLLIMKVPMYAALALLTWKLSPSNIDMLSSTVSYGMYIGLVFLYIFDSYKVIQVNKNLFKEPVPEIHQYKFKQVAVLNILYFATFGSELAVVSMLPLFFSEVFALDMVYAGLLASAYAFMNLMSRPGGGWISDRCGRKKTLLILTAGLAVGYLCMGLVDGTWPLWLAVAAAMACSFFVQAGEGAVFAAVPLIKRRLTGQIAGMTGAYGNVGAVTYLTVLSFVDYQTFFFVIAGTAVVGFITLLFMEEPKGQMAEVNEDGTVELITVS